TTCTTCGAAAAAGACAATTAAATCTCCTCGGGGACCTCCTTTATATCCAGCGTTCCCTTCACCTCTAATTGTCATATAATTGCCAGTAGTAACTCCAGGTGGAATATTTATTTTTATTTCTTTTTCTTTCCTTACCCGTCCCTCACCTCTACATACTGCGCAAGGTTTCTCTAATATTTTTCCTTTACCCATGCAGTTTGAACATGTCCTTACATTAACGATTTGGCCAAAAAATGATCTTTTAACTTCTCTTATCTCACCAGTTCCATGACATACAGGACATATGATGCTTGAGCTACCGACTTGAGATCCTGTACCTTTACATTCAGTACATACTTCATATCTACGTATCTTAATTTTCTTTTTTGTTCCTGAATATATTTCTTCAAGTGAAAGAGGCAAATTTATTTTTAGGTCAGAACCTCTTTCTGAAACATTCCTGTGAGTTCGACTTCGCGACCGGTACCCCGTACCAAAAAACTCTTCAAATCCTGAAAACCCTCCAAAACCTTCCATAAATGTCCGCAACGCTTCAGCTAAATCAAATTCAAAATCTTTAAACCCAGTTCCGGCACCCGTACCACCCATACCACCTTTTAAACCCTCATAACCATACGTATCGTAGATTTTCCTTTTCTCATCATCACTTAATACAGCGTAGGCCTCTGCCGCCTCTTTAAATTTTTCTTCGGCTTCTTTATCCCCCGGATTCCTATCAGGATGGTATTTTAGAGCTATTTTTCTATATGCCTTTTTGATTTCTTCCTTGGTGGCATTACGAGGAACGCCAAGTATTTTATAATAATCTTTACTCATTTCTACCAACGACTACTTTAGCGTGTCTAAGTATTCTATCCTTATATCTATAGCCCTTCTCAAATTCTTCAATCACTGTGTTATTCAGATGGTCCTTGGTTTCTTTAACCATTAATGCATGATGAACATCTGGATCAAATTCTTTTCCCAAGGATTCAATGGGTTCAACACCCAAATCTTTTAAAATTTTTAATAGCTTTTTATAAATTAATTCAATACCCTTTTTAAGAGACTCTTCGCTTTCATTTGAATTAACCGCTCTTTCCAGATCATCTACTATTGGCAGTATCTCTCGTAATACTTTTTCTCCACCATACTCCTGAATTTCAAAAATTTCCTTCTCAGTTCTTTTTCTAAAATTATCATAATCAGCAAGTAATCTAAGATATTTATCTTTTAGCTCATTGATTATTAAATCTTTATTTTTTATCTCATTTTTTAGCTCTTCTATTTGCTGAGAAAGTGTTTTTCTTTTTCTCTTTCCTTCTTTTTCCATTTGTTCAACTTTGCTATTATTTACACCATCCTTATTCATGGCCGTTCCTCAATTATTTGTTAAATGCATATGAAATAACCTCAGCAAAACACTTTACTGCATTGATAGCATTCTTATAATCCATTCTTTTCGGTCCGATAACTCCAATAAAACCCTTACTTTCACCAACTCTATATTCATTTGTTATAATACTAAGATCCTTCATTGCATCTTTTTTGTTTTCCTTTCCTATCATTATCACAATGCCCGGCTTGGTAAGCCGAGCTTTATAAATATGGGCAATTATAGTGCCATTTTCTATTTTACTTACAATATGACTTAATTTTTGCGGATCCTTAAAGTCAGGTTTCTTAAATAGATTAGTAGTACCTGATATTCTTACCTTTTCAACATATGGCATATCAAAAACAATAGGAGCATTTTCAATAATTACTTTAATTATTACGTTATCTATTATGTCTTCCATTCTTTCATGAATAGTTTCTACAATTTCAGATACTTTCACCCCAGACAATCTTTCATTCAAAACAGAAGCAACGAGCGGAAGTTTACTCGGCTCTATCTTTGTATCTACTGTCAAAATGGCTGTTTTTACCAAGCCTGATTTCATCTCAAGGATAACCATTATTTTATTTTCTGACACAGAAATAAGGTCTATCTTTTCCAATATACTCGATGTGTATAAAGGTGCTACGAAAACACTCAACTCATCAGTAATCTCGCTCAAGAGTTTTACTGATTTTTCAATTAGCAAGGTCATATCAACTGTTATTTCAAATAACTCTCTTTCTACTTTTTCATATATATAATCTTCAATCTCACAGAAATTTAAAATCGAGTCTACATAGTACCTGTAACCTCTATCTGTTGGAATTCTGCCTGCGGAAATATGAGGCTGGGTTATAAAACCTTTTCTTTCCAATTCAAACATGGTATTTCTTATCGTGGCCGGACTAATATCACTCATATATTTCTTATGTACCCTCTTTGAACTTACAGGATATGCACTGTCTATATAATCTGAAATGATTGCTTCAAGTACTTTTTTTTCCCTTTCCGTTAATATGCCCTTTATTTTTTTTCTCATAGCTTTAACCCATAAGTTCTACCGACGGATAATTTAAAAAATTTTATCCTATTTTACTCAAAAATTTATTAATGGTTCTTAGACTTCCAATAAAACCAAATAAGAAACCTATTACTAACATACTTATATAAAAAGTCATGTCCAGATTCATCTCATAATAAAGAAACTCCCTCAGATAATTATTTATCACATATCCCATACAATAGAAAAATATTACTGCAATCATAGCTCCCAGAATTCCTTCAAGTGCCCCTTCGATAAAATAAGGTATTTTTATAAAGATATCTGTAGCACCTAAAAGTTTTAGTGTTTCTATTAAATCTCTTCGTGCAAATATGGTCATTTTTATTGAATTCGAAACTAGAATTATCGATATTATTGTAAAAAACAAGAAAATTGAACCAGCTAAAATAAATACTACCCTTTGGTATCTTTCAAGAACAAGCAATAAGTTTTTACGGTATTTTACTTCATCAACAATTGGGAATTTCCTGATATTGGCAGCTATTCCCTCAATACTAATTAAATTTCTATAAATTGGCTTCAGCTCAATCGTAAAAGAAGGTGGGAGTGGATTATAGTCAAGGATTGAATATATATCCTCACCAAATTCTTTTTTAAACCTCCTTGCAGCACTGTCTTCTGATATAAACGTTGCATGTAGAACCTCAGGCATACTATCCAGTTTAGCTTGAAATGCCTCAATATCCTGCTCTGTTGATGCCTTTTTTAAAAACACCTCAAGTTCGAATTGCGCCTTAATCTTATGCACAGCAAATATTATATCTCTTGATAAGATAAAACCAAATCCAATTAGTATCAGTGAGATAGCAATCACAAAAATTGTAAATAAGCCTGCATATTGAGACCTTATAAGATTTAGAAACCCCTCTTTAATTAAAAATAATAAAATCATCATGAAATATTGACTATTCTACCTTTATCTATTTGAATAATTCTAGGATTGGGAATATAGTCAATCAACTTATAATTATGCGTTGCCATAACAATTGCAGTTCCTTCCTCATTAATCTTTTTTAATAATCTCATCAAATCAGCACTAACCTTAGGATCAAGATTGCCAGTCGGTTCATCCGCTAATAATACAATTGGAGATTTTACAAGTGCTCTTGCAATAGCTACTCTCTGTTGCTCACCACCTGATAATTCCTGTGGTTTATAATGCACCCTATGCCCTAATCCGACACTATTTAGTACATCTAATACCTTGTGTTTAATGTCTTTGTAACTAAACCTTGAAATGTATAAACTAAGTGCTACATTTTGATACACATTCCTGTCATTAAGTAGTTTAAAATCCTGAAATATCATTCCTATCTTACGCCTCAAATAAGGTATATCTCGATACTTTATTGAATCACTGTCATATTTATACACCTTTACCCTGCCCTTATCGGGGAAAATATCCATGTAGATAAGTCTTAAAATAGTGGATTTACCAGCTCCTGATGGACCAATAAGAAATACAAACTCCCCTGTATTCACA
The Candidatus Neomarinimicrobiota bacterium DNA segment above includes these coding regions:
- the hrcA gene encoding heat-inducible transcription repressor HrcA: MRKKIKGILTEREKKVLEAIISDYIDSAYPVSSKRVHKKYMSDISPATIRNTMFELERKGFITQPHISAGRIPTDRGYRYYVDSILNFCEIEDYIYEKVERELFEITVDMTLLIEKSVKLLSEITDELSVFVAPLYTSSILEKIDLISVSENKIMVILEMKSGLVKTAILTVDTKIEPSKLPLVASVLNERLSGVKVSEIVETIHERMEDIIDNVIIKVIIENAPIVFDMPYVEKVRISGTTNLFKKPDFKDPQKLSHIVSKIENGTIIAHIYKARLTKPGIVIMIGKENKKDAMKDLSIITNEYRVGESKGFIGVIGPKRMDYKNAINAVKCFAEVISYAFNK
- a CDS encoding ABC transporter permease, whose translation is MMILLFLIKEGFLNLIRSQYAGLFTIFVIAISLILIGFGFILSRDIIFAVHKIKAQFELEVFLKKASTEQDIEAFQAKLDSMPEVLHATFISEDSAARRFKKEFGEDIYSILDYNPLPPSFTIELKPIYRNLISIEGIAANIRKFPIVDEVKYRKNLLLVLERYQRVVFILAGSIFLFFTIISIILVSNSIKMTIFARRDLIETLKLLGATDIFIKIPYFIEGALEGILGAMIAVIFFYCMGYVINNYLREFLYYEMNLDMTFYISMLVIGFLFGFIGSLRTINKFLSKIG
- the grpE gene encoding nucleotide exchange factor GrpE, producing the protein MNKDGVNNSKVEQMEKEGKRKRKTLSQQIEELKNEIKNKDLIINELKDKYLRLLADYDNFRKRTEKEIFEIQEYGGEKVLREILPIVDDLERAVNSNESEESLKKGIELIYKKLLKILKDLGVEPIESLGKEFDPDVHHALMVKETKDHLNNTVIEEFEKGYRYKDRILRHAKVVVGRNE
- the ftsE gene encoding cell division ATP-binding protein FtsE; this encodes MIVFENVTSTFPKGAGVKDINISVNTGEFVFLIGPSGAGKSTILRLIYMDIFPDKGRVKVYKYDSDSIKYRDIPYLRRKIGMIFQDFKLLNDRNVYQNVALSLYISRFSYKDIKHKVLDVLNSVGLGHRVHYKPQELSGGEQQRVAIARALVKSPIVLLADEPTGNLDPKVSADLMRLLKKINEEGTAIVMATHNYKLIDYIPNPRIIQIDKGRIVNIS
- the dnaJ gene encoding molecular chaperone DnaJ, translated to MSKDYYKILGVPRNATKEEIKKAYRKIALKYHPDRNPGDKEAEEKFKEAAEAYAVLSDDEKRKIYDTYGYEGLKGGMGGTGAGTGFKDFEFDLAEALRTFMEGFGGFSGFEEFFGTGYRSRSRTHRNVSERGSDLKINLPLSLEEIYSGTKKKIKIRRYEVCTECKGTGSQVGSSSIICPVCHGTGEIREVKRSFFGQIVNVRTCSNCMGKGKILEKPCAVCRGEGRVRKEKEIKINIPPGVTTGNYMTIRGEGNAGYKGGPRGDLIVFFEEKPHKLFTRSGDDVILNIHLTPSEAVLGSKIEVPTLNGVVRLTIPPGIQSGKMLRLKEKGIPHLHGSGRGDQIVRVIIETPQSLSEKERKLYEELATIENKNFNRFTKFSK